GCGTCGGCTGCAATCTCGGCTTCATCGCCGCCGCCCGTCACCTCGTCAATTTGCTTGGCCGCTTCCTCCAGTGGCTTGACGCTTTCACGCAGCGAGGAGAACCGTTCCTCCAGCCTTTGCGTGATGCGCGGACTGTCCTCGACAATTTCGCTGATCGGGCCGGAAACGAAGTAACCCAAACCCCCGACAACCGCGATCAGGCCGATGGTGACAATGACGGCGCTGATCCCGGCGTTGAAGCCGCGCCTGCTCATCATGCGCCGGAAGGGGGAGAACACGAAGAACAGCAACATGGCCAACGTCACAGGCATCAGGAATGCCGCCGCCATCGTGATGAAATGGAACAGCAGGATCAGGAAAATCCCGACAATGGCCCAGCCCGGCACCGCGCTTCGCTTCTGGTCCCGGTTGACGGAGGGAAACCGGTGTTCCGGATTGTATCGCTGCTTGGGCGGCATGGGGTTCCTGCTGTTCGCGCGTCATATCCGCACATAACGCAGAACGCGGCGCGTGGGGTCCGCGCCGCGTTCATAATTGCCGCTAAACTATGTTAGCCCGCTGAAAACCGCTCAGATCGGGTTGTCGCCCTGTGCGTCGATCACGCGGGTCGGCAGGCCCATTTCGCCCAGCAGTTCAAGGAAGGGGCGCGCTGGCAGGTCCTCGACATTGACCATGCGTTTCACGTCCCAGATGCCGCGCGCGATCAGGATGGCCGCAGCCACGGGCGGCACACCGGCGGTATAGCTGATGCCCTGACTCCCTACCTCGTTATAGGCGTCCTTGTGGTCGGCGACGTTATAGATGAACACCTCGCCTTCCTTGCCGTCGCGCTTGCCCTTCACCAGATCGCCGATGCAGGTCTTGCCGGTGTAATCGGGGGCGAGGCTGGACGGATCGGGCAGGACCGCCTTGACCACTTTCAGCGGCACGACCTCCTGCCCCTCGGCTGTGGTCACCGGCTGCTCCGACAGGAGGCCCAGCGAGTTCAGCACCGTGAACACGTTGATGTAATGCGCGCCGAAGCCCATCCAGAACCGCACATCGGCGCTGCTGTAGCGGGCCGACAGGCTGTGAACCTCATCATGGCCGGACATATAGGCGGTCTGTTTGCCGACGACGGGCAGATCCCATTCGCGACCGACCTCGAACATCTTGTTCTCGGTCCATTTGCCACCCTGCCAGGCGTAAACCGTGCCGGTGAATTCGCGGAAATTGATCTCCGGGTCGAAATTGGTGGCAAAGTAACGGCCGTGGCTGCCGGCATTGATGTCGACGATGTCGATGGAGGTGATCTCGTCGAAATATTCATCCTCCGCCAGACGCGCATAGGAATTGACCACGCCCGGATCGAAACCCGCACCGAGGATCGCCGTCATCCCGGCTTTTTCGACCGCATCCCGACGTTTCCATTCGTAATTGGCATACCACGGCGGGGTCTCGCAGATCTTGTCCGGCTCCTCATGGATGGCCGTGTCGATATAGGCGCATTTCGTGTCGATGCAGGCCTGAAGAACGGTCATATTGATGAAGGCAGAGCCGACATTGATGCAGATGCCCGCATCGATCTGCCGGATCAACTCGGCCACGGCGGCGCTGTCCAAAGCGTCGACCGCGTGGCTGGTGAAGTCCATCTGGTGGCCTTTTTCACGCAGCGACGCAATAATCGCGTCGGCCTTCGGCTTTGTGCGCGATGCGATATGCAGCGTGCCAAACTCGCCCGCCCATTGCGCGACCTTATGTGCAGTAACCTTCGCGACGCCTCCGGCGCCGATGATGAGAACGTTCTTCGTCAACATTTCCCCCTTCGGTGTCAGGACAGGCTGTCCCGATAATCATCATAGGTAAATTCGCGGACAAGACGAATACTTCCGTCCTCTTCACGAATGGCGATCGAGGGCATGTTCACCCCGTTAAACC
The genomic region above belongs to Paracoccus sp. SCSIO 75233 and contains:
- a CDS encoding saccharopine dehydrogenase family protein; the encoded protein is MTKNVLIIGAGGVAKVTAHKVAQWAGEFGTLHIASRTKPKADAIIASLREKGHQMDFTSHAVDALDSAAVAELIRQIDAGICINVGSAFINMTVLQACIDTKCAYIDTAIHEEPDKICETPPWYANYEWKRRDAVEKAGMTAILGAGFDPGVVNSYARLAEDEYFDEITSIDIVDINAGSHGRYFATNFDPEINFREFTGTVYAWQGGKWTENKMFEVGREWDLPVVGKQTAYMSGHDEVHSLSARYSSADVRFWMGFGAHYINVFTVLNSLGLLSEQPVTTAEGQEVVPLKVVKAVLPDPSSLAPDYTGKTCIGDLVKGKRDGKEGEVFIYNVADHKDAYNEVGSQGISYTAGVPPVAAAILIARGIWDVKRMVNVEDLPARPFLELLGEMGLPTRVIDAQGDNPI